In one Fundulus heteroclitus isolate FHET01 chromosome 3, MU-UCD_Fhet_4.1, whole genome shotgun sequence genomic region, the following are encoded:
- the kmt2bb gene encoding histone-lysine N-methyltransferase 2B isoform X2, which yields MTKADCGKVPPLQIKKVSSPGKHKSSKPSFLIQQVSPTSEKKEEHLKDPPEVQEDKPSLEDTELSPTRRLRRRAPSLESPRKKPVGQKPATADRRRLRKTPAEEEMPQEKAEVSPEASTEEPAPPVPPTNSCPDLAEDPPQATSLNSSDVPEKEIPNAADDPSQTPAEVCPPTSEPTPEPTPEPQTEEANPLPVPSKPRKPRNHKQSKKKKSAQKQKADVLPDTTVDVAPDEAPVAPPEAVDFINTEVLTPVQVQDVQPLVEEVCRLEEKERAEPEPEPKQHPVLVEEVEESPTPPTVKEEPDMQSIDSQQLGGSQETADPPTMDGQQPPESQAAESQTHEPPSSKKSSKKLKKKRKNLIGQHQKHRHRGRDGKFAPLKSPEGQRAFEADADGPPLLAAPPPPRSAALVGVQKKYKKKHAGLPFAGAKKSKSQSKLISKLIDMGMEKGGLKQEEADTPVDSEPPDVAQAQPCKSKFVKNIKHFIMPVVSARSSRVIKTPQRFMDDAGMSVLPRRHSPKKGLQLGLNIRPGKRRDDGPERPLSPIFPSDEEDILSEAQLDVDLFSAQDLEDSIDLADSLFFDCKSEKSEKKKPPLKNSGFKWNLPEDSCEELFALDETPERKCEDLFSAAPADKLPEPPADLAEVLKKKSPPKLNKQAAHLKIYQRLKKPALGLPKSKVSQELEPASKPALPPVDLAEGLDDEVMSISLRQRDTSVEKEKEKSKIKIEDLDSPGVVRKVSVCVRAPNSNSLVLKECEEEVSVAVKDTALRDSGERSLVQKSGPGEAVAHGHVEKAAPQRARLTSANKKMLNLLRKAKVQLIKIDQQKQLKSSGLLSGPAGSRSQDIASKRHRRKQRAQVPRPQVPVKTEPLQGQPQLISPLCQEFRRAGGPRIKHVCRAASVVLGQPRAMVPDDIPRLSALPLHERSGISPSAVAKDVGSPSESDSQSLSDPKATKSKKPSSFAKKKGLGPFGYRSRRCGICKGCNHEEDCGRCINCLDKPKFGGPNTKRQCCVYKRCDQIEERKARRLSGRAAPKSSSKRRRSSLSGGYSSNEEGNEVGGDSPSGPNTDGHSPSVRKQPKRVVKPRVYFDLVDYDSDLDDKAFSSSASPARRRGTGPRFNQDFVSLDGFFEDFSDDEVRHRKSSSHRVPQGRRKAEKALSSQVPMEQTPPSVLAALAHGFEQREVESSKPTHKIRVDFKEDCTLDNVWNMGGLSILTSAPVMPPYVCFLCASKGQHEMLYCQVCCEPFHQFCLEPADRPSEENKENWCCRRCKFCHVCGGKNKMSKPLLECERCQNCYHASCLGPNYPKQNKKRKAWVCTTCIRCKSCGVTPGKTWDTDWNHDKGLCPDCSSLFDQGNYCPICFKCYEDNDYDSQMMQCGSCNHWVHAKCEDLTDELYEILSSLPESVVYSCRPCSVTQPSAWRELLYIELRAGVEKVLACLLSSTLTQHLVTCSQCERSIDPDGGAENQPACDLRAVGKKFDKGLYTTLKMFHEDVVQVIRKRLEQEDHLPEEQRPTALARSYYLKLLEEVFNWFNSQDPELWNLSTKDLPPGMLSTAVHPPTTEHVYAQWQERMSSRPPLGLLQDDNEPQSLDIKEEEAASPMSGDSMGRNHFKNSRMAKLKGKRGRLSKADLDTGWSKEDERQCSLCQKYGDLKPNEAGRLLYLGQNEWAHVNCCLWSAEVFEEDNGSLLHVHSAVTRGRLMRCERCNQTGATVGCCLTSCQSNYHFMCARSRQCVFQDDKKVYCHKHRHLISGRMITGQEFEVNRRVYVDFEGISLRRKFLTGLEPELINVMIGSLQIDKLGMLSELSASKGKLFPVGFQCSRWYWSTLNPLRRCRYTCKVREVRPVVPEKPVEEMPDQGDNHTIAHSPRRLPESAAQEAEETDAHPPADESFHPGLPTKSDHSTKPKIPSHPLHRRPAGGLSRPLPCPGVVQTKPHHILTISDLEETRRARRHSPHSQTPGLRSRMSPPPVAPLTGPITLRAGKSPHPTSPLFPLGVSDALMNPSRSVGGRNASSVRAASFFPQSHWQDGTASMQQLPRNRLSFDISGPDSVEVPHNFLASPEPEDVSPANGASPHGDVGKHDDQFPYGSFHRDSGLSLGEEMRTELEIEETLLNEGVAMNCGGQIVVEGDDAAQFWGRTKEVHKRKALVANLPRCAASAKEDLGSTSSDDDMEHYLNFSRTVVSCPLPKDRSKSPSSSSGRPLAQLDGIDDGTESDASVAATDDAQKVDGPGKNQIQRKDLHIKRPEMTNSTRFAGLSFETEPSAARDITTEGPARRPPISCDATSTPLIDQESVLPSPIVESLPSLLTKVPETSYSEELLSGSSLGFASDAPLVLERCFTELLPVLQGTENQEADTCTGVTTESDGPSFTPSADGPAVLMNHIASNLMDPADNNQSSMLGLLQPSPFSSADVQNPPQCLVDALEVYSCLPGFSHPPLTSITLQPVPTAQESHGFPCVEPPSAKLTSLTPVEDVSQTQLNERQNDPALPAALGTASPAETCAALFSAQTQPFGSVTTVASSASLSTLPGLLAQCSAAAPSALQPTSAPVVLNGYSSASVQKEATSSHTISINFSTPRPAIEPHQHVLPQALPGHAILTVKEVGGPNVDPTPHVLLVNRLGQIFVKNPESNTFQLPTPNSPSYNCVTQIASLLQSNTLSATLAAAGNMTAPPPAGNAAPAPASVTPAAQSPATVTQLLAHNSNGAVASANSKKSRKNPKTSKDETVAELKKPKKKKESSSSRKSKSSKAAGQPALSAENLPMTPAESAQAIINQAMASNYTPKWSGLRTMSPSSLVLPPGLLIEPESPVSPRSPSPPAVPPPPPPPPAPRPRSHVRMKRVSSLSDRIVTKKCKVDFLPPEGISEEEEPRKPAFPTASSRASGVRIKTPTVKGVLNLDELKDERLSDSDDSGSDPWSFLSPGEPGKQQPKEAVGHVNLTDWKKYTGSASTSDDEATPSDDNEGCPANKDQPHLRFEITSDDGFSVEADSVEVAWKAVVDGVQEARAITRLRPLTFQKVTGARMLGLIHDAVVFLLEQLEGAHRCQRHTFRFFKQFSQEDDLPVNPTGCARSELYVRKSTFDIFNFLASQHRQLPDIGPYDDEEDEVLLKSTRRATSLELPMAMRFRHLERTSKEAVGVYRSAIHGRGLFCKRNIEAGEMVIEYAGIVIRSVLTDKREKYYDGKGIGCYMFRIDDFDVVDATMHGNAARFINHSCEPNCYSRVINVEGRKHIVIFALRKIYRGEELTYDYKFPIEDASNKLNCNCGARRCRRFLN from the exons ATGACTAAAGCAGACTGTGGGAAGGTGCCACCTCTTCAGATCAAAAAGGTCTCCTCTCCCGGCAAACACAAAAGCTCAAAGCCGTCTTTTCTGATTCAGCAGGTCAGCCCCACGtctgaaaagaaagaggaacacCTGAAAGATCCGCCCGAGGTTCAAGAGGACAAGCCATCTCTAGAGGATACCGAGCTCAGTCCCACCAGGAGGCTAAGAAGAAGAGCGCCGAGCCTCGAGTCGCCACGGAAGAAACCCGTCGGCCAGAAACCGGCGACCGCCGACAGACGGAGGTTAAGGAAAACTCCCGCAGAAGAAGAAATGCCGCAGGAGAAAGCCGAAGTTTCCCCCGAGGCGTCGACCGAGGAGCCCGCCCCTCCGGTTCCTCCAACAAACTCCTGCCCTGATTTGGCTGAAGACCCGCCACAGGCGACCAGTTTAAACTCCTCCGACGTTCCCGAAAAGGAGATCCCAAACGCCGCCGACGATCCCTCGCAGACGCCGGCCGAGGTTTGTCCGCCGACGTCGGAGCCCACGCCAGAACCCACGCCAGAACCCCAGACCGAAGAGGCCAACCCGCTGCCCGTGCCTTCCAAACCCCGAAAACCTAGAAACCATAAACAGTCCAAGAAGAAGAAGTCCGCTCAAAAGCAGAAGGCGGATGTTTTGCCCGATACCACAGTAGACGTGGCGCCCGACGAGGCGCCTGTCGCGCCCCCTGAAGCCGTCGACTTCATTAACACGGAAGTGTTAACACCCGTCCAGGTGCAAGATGTCCAGCCTTTGGTGGAAGAGGTCTGTCGGCtcgaggaaaaggagagagcagAGCCGGAACCGGAGCCCAAACAGCACCCGGTTTTAGTAGAAGAGGTAGAAGAGAGCCCGACGCCACCAACGGTGAAGGAGGAACCAGACATGCAGTCTATAGACAGCCAGCAGCTGGGAGGCAGCCAGGAGACGGCGGACCCCCCGACGATGGACGGTCAGCAGCCGCCGGAGAGCCAGGCGGCGGAAAGTCAAACGCACGAGCCGCCGTCGTCCAAGAAATCGTCCAAAAAGCTCAAAAAGAAACGCAAAAACTTAATCGGCCAGCATCAGAAACACAGGCACCGCGGCAGGGACGGGAAGTTCGCCCCGCTCAAATCCCCCGAGGGCCAGCGTGCTTTTGAGGCGGACGCCGACGGCCCCCCGCTGCTGGCCGCTCCGCCTCCGCCCCGGAGCGCCGCGCTCGTCGGCGTGCAGAAGAAGTACAAGAAGAAGCACGCGGGCCTGCCCTTCGCCGGCGCCAAAAAGTCCAAATCCCAGTCTAAACTCATATCCAAGCTGATCGACATGGGGATGGAGAAAGGCGGCCTGAAGCAGGAAGAGGCCGACACGCCCGTGGACTCGGAGCCGCCGGACGTCGCTCAGGCTCAGCCGTGCAAGTCCAAGTTTGTGAAAAACATCAAGCACTTCATCATGCCCGTCGTAAGTGCAAGGTCGTCCCGGGTGATCAAGACGCCGCAGAGGTTCATGGACGACGCGGGGATGTCGGTGCTGCCTCGCAGGCACTCCCCCAAGAAGGGCCTGCAGCTGGGCCTGAACATCCGCCCGGGGAAGAGGCGAGACGACGGGCCGGAGAGGCCGCTGTCGCCCATCTTCCCCAGCGACGAGGAGGATATTCTGAGTGAGGCGCAGCTGGACGTGGATCTGTTTTCAGCCCAGGACCTGGAGGACAGCATCGATCTGGCCGACAGCCTGTTTTTCGACTGCAAGAGCGAGAAGAGCGAGAAGAAGAAGCCACCTCTCAAGAACTCCGGCTTCAAGTGGAATCTTCCCGAGGATTCGTGCGAGGAGCTCTTCGCACTGGACGAAACCCCCGAGCGCAAATGCGAGGATCTGTTTTCAGCGGCCCCGGCGGATAAGCTCCCGGAACCGCCGGCGGACCTCGCGGAGGTCCTGAAAAAGAAGAGCCCCCCCAAATTGAACAAGCAGGCGGCTCACCTGAAGATCTATCAGAGACTAAAGAAGCCCGCCCTGGGGCTGCCTAAAAGCAAAGTCTCACAGGAGCTGGAGCCCGCCAGCAAACCTGCGCTGCCCCCGGTGGATCTGGCTGAGGGACTGGACGACGAGGTCATGAGCATCAGCCTGAGACAGCGGGACACGAGCgtggagaaggagaaggagaagtCCAAGATCAAGATCGAAGACCTGGACAGTCCCGGGGTGGTGAGGAAGGTTTCCGTCTGCGTCCGGGCGCCTAATTCCAATTCTCTCGTGCTGAAAGAATGCGAAGAGGAAGTGTCTGTGGCAGTAAAAGACACCGCCCTGCGGGACTCAG GAGAGCGGTCGCTGGTGCAGAAGTCGGGTCCAGGGGAAGCCGTTGCTCATGGGCACGTAGAGAAGGCGGCGCCACAAAGGGCACGCCTCACCAgcgcaaataaaaaaatgctgaatctCCTCAGGAAAGCGAAGGTTCAACTCATTAAAATCGACCAGCAGAAACAGCTCAAGTCCTCTGGG CTGTTATCTGGCCCAGCTGGTTCCAGATCTCAAGATATCGCCTCAAAGAGACACAGGAGGAAGCAGAGGGCGCAGGTTCCTCGTCCTCAGGTTCCCGTCAAGACCGAGCCGCTTCAAGGACAA CCGCAGCTCATCTCCCCGCTGTGCCAGGAGTTTCGTCGTGCTGGGGGTCCGCGCATCAAGCACGTGTGTCGCGCCGCCTCCGTGGTGCTGGGCCAGCCCCGGGCCATGGTACCCGACGACATCCCCCGACTGAGTGCCTTGCCGCTGCATGAGAGATCCGGCATTTCGCCGTCAGCCGTCGCTAAAG ATGTCGGGTCTCCGTCAGAATCAGACAGTCAGAGCCTGTCGGACCCAAAGGCAACAAAGTCAAAGAAGCCATCCAGTTTCGCGAAGAAGAAAGGGCTCGGTCCGTTCGGGTACCGCTCTCGAAGGTGTGGCATCTGCAAAGGCTGCAACCACGAGGAGGACTGCGGGAGGTGCATAAACTGCCTGGACAAGCCTAAGTTTGGTGGTCCCAATACCAAGCGACAGTGTTGTGT GTACAAGAGATGTGATCAGATCGAGGAGAGGAAAGCACGCAGACTTAGCGGCAGAGCGGCTCCCAAAA GTTCGTCTAAGCGGAGGCGGTCGTCGCTCAGCGGGGGGTACTCGAGCAACGAAGAAGGGAACGAGGTTGGCGGCGACTCGCCATCTGGTCCCAACACAGACGGCCACAGCCCGTCGGTGAGGAAGCAGCCGAAGCGCGTCGTCAAGCCCCGCGTCTACTTCGACCTGGTGGATTACGACTCGGATCTCGACGACAAAGCTTTCTCTAGCTCTGCCTCCCCGGCGAGGAGGAGGGGCACCGGACCGCGCTTCAACCAAG ACTTTGTGTCCCTGGACGGGTTCTTCGAAGACTTTTCAGACGATGAAGTCAGACACCGTAAATCCAGTTCACACCGGGTACCGCAGGGTCGACGGAAAGCTGAGAAG GCTCTTTCATCTCAGGTTCCCATGGAGCAGACTCCTCCCAGCGTCCTGGCTGCCCTCGCTCATGGATTTGAGCAGCGGGAAGTCGAGTCTTCTAAACCAACTCACAAAATCAGGGTGGATTTTAAG GAGGACTGCACCTTGGACAACGTCTGGAACATGGGCGGTCTAAGTATCCTGACCTCCGCGCCCGTCATGCCGCCCTATGTTTGCTTCCTCTGCGCCAGCAAAGGACAACACGAG aTGTTGTACTGCCAAGTATGCTGTGAACCCTTCCACCAGTTTTGCCTTGAGCCCGCGGATCGGCCCTCGGAGGAGAATAAGGAAAACTGGTGCTGCCGACGCTGCAAGTTCTGTCACGTGTGCGGCGGGAAGAACAAGATGTCCAAG CCTTTATTGGAGTGTGAGCGATGCCAGAACTGTTATCATGCTTCCTGCTTGGGGCCCAACTATCCcaagcaaaacaagaaaaggaaAGCCTGG gtttGTACAACATGCATCCGGTGCAAAAGCTGCGGCGTGACCCCGGGGAAGACATGGGATACAGACTGGAACCACGACAAAGGCCTTTGTCCAGATTGTTCAAGCCTCTTTGACCAGG gtaaTTACTGTCCAATCTGCTTCAAGTGTTATGAAGACAATGACTACGACAGTCAGATGATGCAGTGCGGCTCATGTAACCACTGGGTGCACGCCAAGTGTGAGGATCTGACAG ATGAGCTGTATGAGATCCTGTCCAGCCTCCCTGAAAGCGTGGTGTATTCGTGCCGGCCGTGCAGCGTCACCCAGCCCAGCGCCTGGAGGGAGCTGCTGTACATAGAGCTCAGGGCCGGAGTGGAGAAGGTGTTGGCTTGCCTGCTCTCCTCCACCCTCACCCAGCACCTTGTTACATGCTCACAG TGCGAAAGGTCCATTGACCCCGACGGTGGAGCTGAAAACCAGCCGGCCTGTGACCTCCGAGCTGTTGGCAAAAAGTTCGACAAGGGCCTGTACACCACGCTG aaaatgttccaTGAAGACGTGGTTCAGGTGATACGAAAAAGGCTCGAACAAGAAGACCACCTCCCGGAGGAGCAGAGACCCACGGCCCTGGCCCGCTCTTACTACCTAAAG ctCCTTGAAGAGGTTTTTAACTGGTTTAACAGCCAAGACCCAGAGTTGTGGAACCTTTCTACCAAAGACTTGCCACC AGGGATGTTGTCGACTGCCGTTCATCCTCCCACGACGGAACACGTTTACGCCCAGTGGCAGGAGAGGATGTCGTCCCGGCCGCCGCTAGGCCTCCTTCAGGACGACAACGAACCACAGAGCTTGGACATAAAAGAGGAAGAGGCCGCTTCTCCGATGTCGGGGGACTCAATGGGCCGAAACCATTTCAAGAATAGCCGCATGGCCAAACTCAAAG GGAAACGAGGCCGGCTTTCAAAAGCTGATTTGGACACTGGGTGGTCTAAAGAGGACGAAAGGCAGTGCTCCTTGTGCCAGAAATACGGCGACCTCAAACCTAAC GAAGCTGGCCGGCTGCTCTACCTCGGCCAGAATGAGTGGGCCCATGTCAACTGCTGCTTATGGTCTGCTGAGGTCTTTGAGGAAGATAATGGCTCTCTGCTGCACGTACACAGCGCTGTGACAAGGGGGCGATTGATG CGATGCGAGCGCTGTAATCAGACTGGTGCCACCGTGGGCTGCTGTCTGACATCGTGTCAGAGCAACTACCATTTCATGTGTGCGCGCTCGCGGCAGTGCGTGTTCCAGGATGACAAAAAGGTCTATTGTCACAAACACAGACATCTCATCAGTGGCAGG ATGATAACGGGTCAGGAGTTTGAAGTAAACCGGAGAGTTTATGTGGACTTTGAGGGGATCAGCCTTCGCAGAAAGTTCCTGACTGGACTGGAGCCCGAACTGATCAATGTGATGATCG gtTCCCTGCAGATTGACAAGTTGGGGATGCTGTCTGAACTTTCCGCCAGCAAAGGCAAACTGTTTCCTGTCGGTTTTCA GTGCTCCCGGTGGTACTGGAGCACACTGAACCCGCTGCGTCGGTGCAGATACACCTGTAAGGTCCGGGAGGTGCGACCCGTCGTCCCAGAGAAGCCTGTGGAGGAAATGCCCGACCAGGGAGACAATCACACTATTGCTCACAGCCCGCGTCGGCTACCTG AATCTGCTGCCCAGGAGGCGGAGGAAACAGATGCCCACCCCCCTGCAGACGAATCCTTTCATCCAGGTCTTCCCACAAAGTCTGATCACAGCACGAAGCCAAAAATACCCAGTCACCCCCTTCATAGGAGACCAGCTGGAGGTCTGTCCCGTCCTCTGCCATGCCCGG gTGTAGTCCAGACAAAACCCCACCACATCCTGACCATAAGTGACCTGGAAGAGACCCGAAGAGCTCGCCGCCACAGCCCGCACTCACAGACGCCAGGCCTGCGCAGTCGCATGTCCCCTCCTCCCGTGGCTCCCCTAACCGGACCCATTACCCTCCGCGCTGGCAAGTCTCCTCACCCCACCTCCCCTCTGTTTCCGCTCGGCGTTTCCGACGCCCTCATGAATCCGTCCCGCTCAGTCGGCGGCAGGAACGCCTCCTCGGTCCGCGCCGCGTCGTTCTTCCCCCAGTCCCACTGGCAGGACGGCACCGCCTCCATGCAGCAGCTGCCGAGAAACCGCCTGTCGTTTGACATCAGCGGCCCGGACTCGGTCGAGGTGCCGCACAACTTCTTAGCGTCGCCGGAGCCTGAAGACGTGTCTCCGGCGAACGGCGCGTCGCCCCACGGAGACGTGGGCAAGCACGACGACCAGTTCCCCTACGGTTCCTTTCACAGAGACTCCGGCTTGAGTCTGGGCGAGGAGATGCGGACAGAGCTGGAGATCGAGGAGACGCTTCTGAACGAAGGGGTGGCTATGAACTGCGGGGGGCAGATAGTGGTGGAGGGAGACGATGCGGCGCAGTTCTGGGGAAGAAccaaagaagtgcataagagGAAAGCCCTCGTTGCAAACCTTCCACGTTGTGCCGCCTCAGCAAAGGAAGACCTGGGAAGCACCTCCTCGGACGATGACATGGAGCACTATTTAAACTTCTCCCGGACCGTGGTCAGCTGCCCACTCCCCAAAGATCGGTCCAagtctccttcctcctcttcggGCCGGCCCTTGGCTCAGCTGGACGGGATAGACGACGGCACGGAGAGCGACGCCAGCGTAGCGGCGACTGACGACGCTCAGAAAGTCGATGGGCCCGGTAAGAACCAGATACAAAGAAAAGACCTTCACATTAAACGTCCTGAAATGACCAACAGCACGAGATTCGCCGGTCTCTCGTTTGAAACGGAGCCTTCAGCCGCGAGAGACATTACAACTGAGGGTCCCGCCCGACGTCCACCGATATCCTGTGATGCCACAAGCACTCCTCTGATAGATCAGGAATCTGTACTTCCTTCTCCGATTGTCGAGTCTCTTCCTAGCTTACTCACTAAGGTGCCTGAGACGTCCTATTCGGAGGAGCTCTTATCCGGGTCCAGCTTAGGCTTCGCCTCCGACGCGCCGCTCGTTCTTGAGAGATGTTTCACAGAGCTGCTTCCTGTTTTACAAGGGACTGAAAACCAAGAGGCTGACACCTGTACAGGCGTGACCACCGAGTCTGACGGTCCCAGCTTCACGCCTTCAGCCGACGGTCCGGCGGTTTTGATGAACCACATCGCGTCTAATCTGATGGACCCAGCCGACAACAACCAGAGCTCCATGCTGGGCCTTCTCCAGCCCTCCCCCTTCTCGTCTGCCGACGTACAAAACCCGCCGCAGTGTCTCGTAGACGCCCTTGAGGTGTATTCGTGTTTACCGGGTTTCAGTCATCCTCCCCTGACCAGTATTACACTTCAGCCAGTGCCGACGGCTCAAGAGTCCCACGGCTTCCCGTGCGTCGAGCCGCCATCGGCTAAACTGACAAGCCTCACTCCCGTAGAAGACGTTAGCCAAACGCAGCTAAACGAGCGTCAGAACGACCCGGCCTTACCGGCTGCCTTAGGGACGGCTTCCCCGGCTGAAACCTGCGCGGCTCTCTTCTCCGCTCAAACACAGCCGTTCGGCTCTGTGACCACCGTTGCTTCCTCTGCCTCCCTGTCGACTCTTCCCGGGCTGCTGGCGCAGTGCTCAGCCGCGGCTCCGTCGGCGCTGCAGCCCACCTCCGCGCCCGTGGTCCTGAACGGCTACAGCTCCGCCTCCGTGCAGAAGGAAGCCACGTCCAGTCACACCATCTCCATCAACTTCTCCACTCCAAGGCCAGCCATCGAGCCCCACCAGCACGTGTTGCCCCAGGCGTTGCCCGGTCACGCCATCCTCACGGTGAAGGAGGTAGGGGGTCCGAATGTCGACCCCACCCCTCATGTGCTGCTGGTGAACCGCCTCGGGCAGATCTTCGTGAAGAACCCCGAGAGCAACACCTTCCAGCTGCCCACTCCCAACTCCCCATCCTACAACTGCGTCACCCAGATCGCCAGCCTTTTGCAGAGCAACACGCTTTCGGCCACTCTGGCCGCGGCGGGCAACATGACCGCCCCGCCGCCCGCCGGCAACGCGGCGCCGGCTCCCGCTTCCGTCACGCCGGCGGCCCAGAGCCCGGCTACCGTCACGCAGCTGCTCGCCCACAACAGCAACGGTGCCGTGGCCTCGGCGAATTCGAAGAAGTCGCGGAAAAACCCGAAAACGTCGAAAGACGAGACGGTCGCAGAGCTGAAGaaaccaaagaagaagaaggagtcCAGTTCATCCAGGAAATCCAAGTCCTCCAAGGCTGCCGGACAGCCTGCCTTATCCGCTGAGAACCTCCCGATGACTCCCGCCGAGAGCGCCCAGGCCATCATCAATCAAGCGATGGCGAGTAACTACACCCCCAAATGGAGCGGGCTCCGGACAATGAGTCCGTCCTCCCTGGTTTTACCCCCGGGCCTTCTAATTGAGCCCGAGTCTCCGGTGTCCCCACGTTCGCCTTCACCGCCAGCggtgccgccgccgccgcctcctcctccagcaCCTCGCCCTCGCTCCCACGTCCGCATGAAGAGAGTGTCTTCGCTCTCGGACCGCATCGTCACAAAGAAGTGTAAAGTTGACTTCCTACCACCAGAGGGCATcagcgaggaggaggagccgCGCAAGCCGGCTTTTCCAACGGCGTCCAGCAGGGCGTCAGGAGTTCGCATCAAAACGCCGACAGTGAAGGGGGTCCTAAACCTGGACGAGTTGAAGGATGAGCGTCTCAGTGACTCTGATGACTCGGG ATCTGACCCTTGGAGCTTCCTGTCTCCGGGTGAACCAGGAAAGCAGCAGCCAAAGGAAGCTGTGGGTCATGTCAACCTGACAGACTGGAAGAAATACACAG GATCTGCTTCCACCTCGGATGATGAAGCAACTCCGTCCGACGACAATGAAGGATGTCCAGCCAACAAAGACCAGCCGCATCTGAGGTTTGAGATCACCAGCGACGACGGTTTCAGCGTGGAGGCCGACAGCGTTGAGG TGGCCTGGAAAGCCGTGGTTGATGGCGTGCAGGAGGCGCGAGCGATCACGAGGCTCAGGCCTCTGACTTTTCAGAAAGTAACAGGCGCCCGTATGCTGGGACTGATCCACGACGCCGTGGTGTTTCTGCTGGAGCAGCTCGAAGGAGCCCACCGCTGTCAGCGGCATACTTTCCGTTTCTTCAAGCAGTTCAGCCAGGAAGACGACCTGCCTGTGAATCCCACTGGCTGTGCCCGCTCCGAGCTCTACGTTAG GAAGTCTACGTTTGATATCTTCAACTTCCTGGCTTCGCAGCACAGACAGCTTCCAGACATTGGACCATATGATGATGAGGAAGATGAAGTTCTTCTGAAATCCACAAG ACGGGCTACCAGTTTGGAGCTGCCCATGGCCATGCGATTCAGACACCTGGAGAGGACGTCCAAGGAGGCGGTTGGCGTCTACAG GTCTGCGATTCATGGACGGGGTCTGTTTTGCAAGAGGAACATTGAAGCCGGAGAGATGGTCATCGAGTACGCCGGCATCGTTATTCGCTCGGTGCTCACCGACAAAAGAGAGAAGTACTATGATGGGAAG ggtATCGGCTGCTACATGTTTCGTATCGACGACTTCGACGTGGTGGACGCGACGATGCACGGCAACGCGGCCAGGTTCATCAACCACTCCTGCGAACCCAACTGCTACTCGCGCGTGATCAACGTGGAAGGCCGGAAGCACATCGTCATCTTCGCGCTTAGGAAAATCTACCGGGGCGAGGAACTCACCTACGACTACAAGTTCCCCATCGAGGACGCCAGCAACAAGCTCAACTGTAACTGTGGGGCCCGGAGATGCCGCCGCTTCCTCAACTGA